In one window of Excalfactoria chinensis isolate bCotChi1 chromosome 29, bCotChi1.hap2, whole genome shotgun sequence DNA:
- the LOC140263370 gene encoding uncharacterized protein has translation MWMPYSPAPYPLRLVGGPGRCAGRVELLHTGRWGTVCDDGWGLPDATVVCRQLGCGAALAVHGGAFFGEGTGPIWLDNVRCWGNESTLLQCPAAPLGITDCHHREDASVICADELTRVDPMPPAPEQLPTRSLLVPPSAVPHVSARPHSTSSPQPTPSSQPTAGTSQMAPFLLRLAGGPGRCAGRVELLYAGSWGTVCDDGWGLLDASVVCRQLGCGAAHKALRSAHFGPGIGPIWLDDVKCSGTEAALWHCPAEPWGRHNCDHGEDAAVICAGPEDLSPVGTSPSPSGWDPASTIPRHPLGRILATIIPTRPQRQDPAISVTRTTARATGQDPFTSVPSTTTGSAGLGRVSATSTKAGRDPIRIIRITRLKAEQDPAGIIQSTKPKAAGVTRLKAGREPGGPNRSKVGWDSAGTNRSKVGRDSVGFNKTKVRLDPAGTNRSKVGRDSVSINKTKVRLDPAGTNRSKVGRDSLGINKVKAGQHLVSINKTKAGRDPVGINKTKAGQDPVGTNRSKAGWDPSGTIHVTQPKVGWDPHGTIWITHPKAERIVVEANQSTSRWVLVGTTPGTKPQAGQAPVDSTRSTQGMAGRDAVSAIQGNMEQDIAGVTQSTRSNAEQDSALTMRLQASAAKWNNHSLGETGPGSPMGSTLPVVDPEGTMKSAAPTAEPSLEGTSWVSHPSAELGSEGTVRRTQPAAELGPESTVWSMYPTTEPAPVGTMKNTDTITELGPEGTVHPLTELDPDVNMRGAHTSVEPEPRGTMNSTGPTAGLDPDDIMGSTRPTTELGPDHTMGSTHPAAEPGPEGTMKSTGPTAESVLEGTTAELGPDFTLRSTHPTAELDPDVTMRNTRPALELGADVTMRSAHPAVELNPDVTMRSTTPAVQLNPDVTTWSRHTASELSPDIAMRSTLAAAELDPKNTVWTTHLLEELGPDATMRSTSPAAELGPDVTMRSTHPATELGPDVTARSAYPAAELGIDVTMRNTHPATELDPDVAMRNTHPATELDPDVAMRNTHPAIELGTDVTMRSAHPEVELDPDVTMWSTHPATELGPDATVRGAHTAAEPDLESTAWTTHLPEEMDPDGTTQSARSSAELSLGVSIWGAYPTADISTWSTRPAPESDLEVTTWDSHSSADFDLYGTMRSKHSSAEANLKGIMESKHIAAETSLRDTMWRTHPTEERASDGIMRRTLPTAESGAGPMGISAVPTRVSSPSPSLGPTQGLAVSPVLAVQPSPGYGTHLQHPTEAPSTQGPPEPTQYPDISNTQGPPASIQYLAESPTAWTELLLSQPASAEPSGFWTPPDLFIQTPSRNPSPQSLPALTALPLDPTISYMNAAHFKHLMDIPRPQSLPAPSEDPIETLSTQKPPVSAQHPTETLSSKGPPAVSQYLTEILSTQVSPAPTQHPMEISDSQPPTAPTEQSMEIFSTQSPPVSPQHSTGPPSTQRPPSTLRHPMKTFGTQNPPASLEHPMKLLSTQTPPVSHQHAKEPLSTQTPPGPLKHLTDPPSTQIPSAPIQHPVETFGTQTPQAPLQHPMKLFSTQTPPAPSETHSTSPVLPGSPCAGPAQPAPPVPTHSALWDRGGPCVAPALRALLWEVRGLRGQLRALARNQRQGAQRLEAIARRLGRLTALGQHILEEPPWLYRGAGIRKGALHRSPSMAEGDVVGLRQVLCAGQEIDLEHCKLQPGDAASCPSKYVAAVNCEEPFRLRLADGPRRCAGRLEVQRAGRWGTVCDDGWSRANAAVVCQELGCGEVQDLDGERPRFKPGVGHIWLDDVRCRGQEKSLQDCAHRVWGYHDCTHRSLSIMALDPSGIASSPPASSA, from the exons ATGTGGATGCCCTATTCCCCAGCCCCATACCCACTGCGTTTGGTTGGGGGTCCTGGACGCTGCGCGGGGCgtgtggagctgctgcacacCGGGCGCTGGGGCACAGTCTGTGACGATGGCTGGGGGCTGCCGGATGCAACCGTggtctgcaggcagctgggctgtggagCTGCACTGGCTGTACATGGTGGGGCATTTTTTGGTGAGGGCACCGGCCCCATCTGGCTGGACAATGTGCGGTGCTGGGGGAACGAGTCGACATTGCTGCAGTGCCCAGCTGCACCATTGGGCATCACTGACTGCCATCACCGGGAGGATGCATCCGTCATTTGTGCAG ATGAGCTGACCAGGGTAGACCCCATGCCGCCTGCTCCTGAACAGCTGCCCACCAGGTCATTGCTGGTGCCCCCCTCTGCTGTGCCACATGTGAGTGCTCGGCCCCACAGCACCAGCTCCCCACAACCTACACCAAGCAGCCAGCCTACAGCTGGGACGTCGCAGATGG CTCCGTTCCTGCTGCGCCTGGCTGGGGGCCCTGGGCGCTGTGCAGGGCGTGTGGAGCTGCTGTATGCCGGGAGCTGGGGCACGGTGTGTGATGATGGCTGGGGTCTGCTGGATGCATCTGTggtctgcaggcagctgggctgtggggctgcacaCAAAGCCCTCCGCAGCGCCCACTTTGGCCCTGGCATTGGCCCCATATGGCTGGATGATGTGAAGTGCAGTGGGACAGAGGCTGCATTGTGGCACTGCCCAGCTGAGCCTTGGGGCAGGCACAACTGTGACCACGGAGAGGATGCTGCTGTCATCTGCGCAG GGCCAGAAGACTTGTCACCTGTGGGGACCTCGCCATCTCCCTCAGGATGGGATCCAGCCAGCACCATCCCTCGACATCCTTTAGGACGGATTCTGGCTACAATCATTCCTACACGTCCCCAAAGACAAGATCCAGCTATCAGTGTCACTAGAACCACTGCACGGGCCACGGGACAGGATCCATTCACCAGTGtccccagcaccaccacagGATCTGCAGGACTGGGCCGAGTCAGTGCCACCTCAACCAAAGCAGGGCGGGATCCCATCCGTATCATCAGGATCACCCGACTCAAAGCAGAACAGGATCCAGCTGGCATCATCCAGAGCACCAAGCCCAAAGCAGCTGGTGTCACCAGGCTGAAGGCAGGACGGGAACCTGGTGGCCCCAACAGGTCCAAAGTGGGATGGGATTCAGCTGGCACCAACAGGTCCAAGGTGGGACGAGATTCAGTTGGCTTCAACAAGACCAAAGTGAGATTGGATCCAGCTGGCACCAACAGGTCAAAGGTAGGACGGGATTCAGTTAGCATCAACAAAACCAAAGTGAGATTGGATCCAGCTGGCACCAACAGGTCAAAGGTGGGACGTGATTCTCTTGGCATCAACAAAGTCAAAGCAGGACAGCATTTGGTGAGCATCAACAAGACCAAAGCAGGACGGGATCCAGTTGGCATCAACAAGACCAAAGCAGGACAGGATCCAGTTGGCACCAATAGGTCCAAAGCAGGATGGGATCCATCTGGCACCATCCATGTCACCCAACCCAAAGTAGGATGGGATCCGCATGGTACCATTTGGATTACCCATCCCAAAGCAGAGCGGATTGTTGTGGAAGCCAACCAGAGCACCAGCCGTTGGGTTTTGGTGGGGACCACGCCAGGTACCAAGCCTCAAGCAGGACAGGCTCCAGTTGACTCCACCAGGAGCACACAGGGGATGGCAGGACGGGATGCTGTTAGTGCTATCCAAGGCAATATGGAACAGGACATTGCTGGTGTCACGCAGAGCACCAGGTCCAATGCAGAGCAGGACTCAGCCCTTACCATGAGGCTCCAAGCAAGTGCTGCCAAATGGAATAACCACAGCCTGGGAGAAACAGGTCCAGGGAGTCCCATGGGAAGCACACTTCCTGTAGTAGATCCAGAAGGTACCATGAAGAGTGCAGCTCCTACAGCAGAACCAAGTCTGGAAGGGACCTCGTGGGTTTCACATCCGTCAGCAGAACTGGGTTCTGAAGGTACCGTAAGGAGGACTCAACCTGCAGCAGAACTAGGTCCTGAAAGTACAGTGTGGAGCATGTATCCCACAACAGAGCCAGCTCCAGTAGGTACCATGAAAAACACAGATACTATAACAGAACTGGGTCCAGAAGGTACTGTACATCCTCTAACAGAACTGGACCCAGATGTTAACATGAGGGGTGCACATACTTCAGTAGAACCAGAACCTAGAGGTACCATGAATAGCACGGGTCCTACAGCAGGACTGGATCCAGATGATATCATGGGGAGCACGCGTCCCACAACAGAACTAGGTCCAGATCATACCATGGGGAGCACACATCCTGCAGCAGAACCAGGTCCAGAAGGTACCATGAAGAGCACAGGTCCTACAGCAGAATCAGTTCTAGAAGGGACCACAGCAGAACTGGGTCCAGATTTTACCTTGAGGAGCACACATCCTACAGCAGAACTGGATCCAGATGTTACCATGAGGAACACACGTCCTGCATTAGAACTGGGTGCAGATGTTACAATGAGGAGTGCACATCCTGCAGTGGAACTGAACCCAGATGTTACCATGAGAAGCACAACTCCTGCAGTGCAACTGAACCCAGATGTTACCACGTGGAGCAGACATACTGCATCAGAACTGAGTCCAGATATTGCAATGAGGAGCACACTTGCTGCAGCAGAACTTGATCCAAAAAATACTGTGTGGACCACACACCTTTTAGAAGAACTGGGTCCAGATGCTACCATGAGGAGCACAAGTCCTGCAGCAGAACTGGGTCCAGATGTTACCATGAGGAGCACACATCCTGCGACAGAACTGGGTCCAGATGTTACCGCAAGGAGTGCATATCCTGCAGCTGAATTGGGTATAGATGTTACCATGAGGAACACACATCCTGCAACAGAACTGGATCCAGATGTTGCCATGAGGAACACACATCCTGCAACAGAACTGGATCCAGATGTTGCCATGAGGAACACACATCCTGCAATAGAACTGGGTACAGATGTTACCATGAGAAGTGCCCATCCTGAAGTGGAACTGGACCCAGATGTTACCATGTGGAGCACACATCCTGCAACAGAACTGGGTCCAGATGCTACTGTGAGAGGTGCACATACTGCAGCAGAACCTGATCTAGAAAGTACTGCTTGGACCACACATCTTCCAGAGGAAATGGATCCAGATGGTACTACGCAGAGTGCACGTTCTTCAGCAGAATTGAGCTTGGGTGTTAGCATATGGGGTGCATATCCCACAGCAGATATTTCCACCTGGAGCACACGTCCCGCACCTGAATCTGATCTAGAAGTTACCACATGGGACTCACATTCATCAGCTGATTTTGATCTATATGGTACCATGAGGAGCAAACATTCTTCAGCAGAAGCAAATCTCAAAGGCATAATGGAGAGTAAACATATTGCAGCAGAAACAAGTCTAAGAGATACCATGTGGAGGACTCATCCCACAGAAGAACGAGCATCAGATGGAATCATGAGAAGAACACTTCCCACAGCAGAATCAG GTGCTGGTCCAATGGGAATCTCTGCTGTGCCCACTAGAGTTTCATCACCCTCTCCATCTCTGGGCCCCACCCAGGGGCTGGCTGTCTCTCCTGTCCTTGCTGTTCAACCGAGTCCAGGCTATGGCACCCACTTACAGCACCCCACAGAGGCCCCCAGCACCCAGGGACCTCCAGAACCTACCCAGTACCCTGATATCTCCAACACGCAGGGACCCCCAGCATCCATCCAATACCTTGCAGAGAGCCCCACTGCCTGGACAGAGCTTTTGCTCTCCCAACCTGCCTCTGCAGAGCCCTCTGGCTTCTGGACACCTCCAGACCTCTTTATCCAGACTCCATCAAGGAACCCTAGTCCCCAGAGCCTCCCAGCACTCACCGCGCTCCCCCTAGATCCTACCATCTCTTACATGAATGCTGCTCATTTCAAGCATCTCATGGATATCCCCAGACCCCAGAGCCTCCCAGCACCCTCTgaggaccccatagagactcTCAGTACTCAGAAACCCCCAGTATCTGCCCAGCACCCCACAGAGACCCTCAGCTCCAAGGGTCCCCCAGCAGTCTCCCAGTATCTAACAGAGATTCTCAGCACACAGGTCTCCCCAGCACCCACCCAGCACCCCATGGAGATCTCTGACAGCCAGCcccccacagcacccactgAACAATCCATGGAGATCTTCAGCACTCAGAGCCCCCCAGTATCGCCCCAGCACTCCACAGGTCCCCCCAGCACCCAGAGGCCCCCATCAACCCTACGACACCCTATGAAGACCTTTGGCACCCAAAACCCTCCAGCATCCCTTGAGCATCCCATGAAGTTGCTCAGTACTCAGACCCCCCCAGTATCCCACCAGCATGCCAAAGAGCCCCTTAGCACACAGACACCTCCAGGACCCCTTAAGCACCTCACAGATCCCCCCAGTACCCAGATTCCCTCAGCACCCATTCAGCATCCAGTGGAGACTTTTGGCACTCAGACTCCCCAAGCACCCCTCCAGCACCCCATGAAGTTGTTCAGCACCCAGACCCCACCAGCACCCTCAGAGACCCATTCTACAAGCCCTGTACTGCCTGGATCCCCATGTGCAG GTCCAGCTCAACCAGCACCGCCTGTGCCAACACACTCTGCACTATGGGACCGTGGGGGACCCTGTGTGGCCCCCGCACTGAGGGCACTGCTATGGGAGGTGCGGGGGCTACGGGGGCAGCTGCGGGCCCTGGCCCGCAACCAGCGGCAGGGAGCTCAGCGACTGGAGGCCATTGCACGCCGCCTGGGCAGGCTGACTGCCCTGGGGCAGCATATCCTGGAGGAACCCCCCTGGCTATACAGGGGTGCGGGCATCCGGAAGGGGGCCTTGCACAGGAG CCCGTCCATGGCTGAGGGGGATGTGGTGGGTCTGCGTCaggtgctgtgtgcagggcaggagaTAGACTTGgagcactgcaagctgcagCCCGGTGATGCTGCATCCTGTCCCTCCAAATATGTGGCTGCTGTCAACTGCGAAG
- the LOC140263355 gene encoding scavenger receptor cysteine-rich domain-containing group B protein-like — translation MAPTLLLLLVGLLAFPGTVPFPLRLAGGPGRCVGRVELLHAESWGTICDDDWGLPDAAVVCRQLGCGTALAAPSGAWFGEGSGPIWLNHVRCSGDEQRLAQCRHRGWHSHVCTHEEDASVVCSAHPLLSPGTMEPTGTAGSTPAGGEC, via the exons ATGGCCCCgaccctgctgctgctgctgg TGGGGCTGCTGGCCTTCCCTGGCACAG TCCCATTCCCACTACGTCTGGCTGGAGGCCCCGGGCGATGTGTGGGGcgcgtggagctgctgcatgCCGAGAGCTGGGGCACGATCTGCGACGACGACTGGGGACTGCCAGATGCGGCGGTggtctgcaggcagctgggctgtgggacTGCACTGGCTGCCCCATCGGGGGCCTGGTTTGGGGAAGGCTCCGGCCCCATTTGGCTCAACCACGTGCGGTGCAGCGGTGATGAACAGCGCCTTGCCCAGTGCCGGCACCGAGGGTGGCACAGCCATGTCTGCACCCATGAGGAGGATGCCAGCGTTGTGTGCTCGG CTCATCCCCTGCTATCGCCTGGAACCATGGAGCccactggcactgctggcagcacccCAGCAGGCGGTGAGTGTTAA